Below is a genomic region from Mucilaginibacter auburnensis.
GTCTGTAGTTAGATGATCCATCGTAACGTCCAAAAGCCTCAACAATGTATTTTCCTGCAAAGTCGTAATTTAACCTTATCTGATAACCCTGCTGTGGTGAATAATTACTAATGTTATCCTCGAAAGAGGTAAGATAGGTAAGACCGGTATTTGGTATATAAGGAATATTATTAGCCGGAGGTATACCCGTTACCCTTACAGATGGAGCATAGTTAAGTGTACTCTCCTGATTGACATTCACCTGGAAGTTATGCTGGCCAATAGATTTTTTATACTCTAACTGAAATTGCAGTGAAGAGTTATCGGTATTGGTAAAAGTGTGCTCATTATTACGTTGTTGCACAAATGATCCATCTGCTACTATTGCACCTGTAGAGTTCAACAGATACAAACTTGGCGCCATACGTCGTGAATCAAACTGGTTACTCAAAAATGAGTAGTTAGCCAGCATACGGCCTTTTAAGCCAGGTAAAATGTCAACTTCTAAGGTACCGGTTATTGAAACGTTTCTTCTGGTGGTTGATTCAACTCCTGATAGCTCAGGGCTTACCAAACCGTAGCTGTATGCCTGATTGGATGGAGATGTACCTCTTGGATATAAAGGGTTGCCATTAACATACGGCCCTGATTCAGGATTAGCGTACGGAGAAGCTCCTGACCCTGGTAGGATTGGTAGGTTACGATATGGGGCTTCGGCCTGCCAGTCAAAATCATTACCTTCAACATTGGTATTTGATTGTTTTGACCAATATCCGTTCATTTGCATACCAAACTTAACACGTTTGCTAATGTTGGCGTTAAAATTGGCTTGTATGTTTTGACGTTTAAAACCGTCACCAAAGTCGCGTAAACCTACGCCTTGAGTTAAGGTAGTTCCACTAATATAATAATCTGTATTTTCTGTACCACCAGAAACTGACAGCTTAGCCTGGTATTGTGGTGCGCTTTTGTAGATATAATTATACCAATCAAAACCTTCATAACCTGGCGCGCCACTCATAACCTTGTCGTAAATTTCGCGGGTTATGGTTCTGGTAGGAACACTTTGCCTTCCGTCACCATAAGTTTCGGTTTGTACTATACCTTTAACATAGCTTTTTATGTCGCCGGGCTTATTAAAATTAGCATAAGTTTGGGTACCATAATAGCTATCAAAAGCAAACGTTGGTTTTTGGCCTCTTTTTCCTTTTTTTGTTACCACAACTATTACACCGTCTTGTCCTGCAAACCCGTAAATAGCGGCTGAACCGTCCTTTAATACGTTTAATGATTCAACATCATTAAAATCAAGGGCGTTAAAAGCGTCAATGTTACGTCTTGTACCATCAATAATAATTAGTGGGTCGCCGCCAAAGTTACGAATACGTATATCCGGATTTGCACCTGGTCTGCCTGTTGACTGCCTGAAGTTAACACCGGCAACTTTACCTACCATTGCACCTGAAGCTGAAGTTGCCCTTGATTGTGATAATTCTTCGCCGCTAAGTTGTGAAACCGCACCGGCAAGTGTAGCTTTCTTGGTGGTTAAACCAAAGCCGGTTATTACAACCTCCTCAAGGTTTTGAGTCACTTTTGACATCTTTATATCCAAGATAGATTTACCTCCAATGGGCACCTCCAGATCGGTATAACCGACAAATTTAATTACCAAAGTTGAGTTGGCGCTTGGCGCCTCTATGGTAAATTTACCGGCTACGTCAACAGCTACGGCCGTTGTTGTTCCTTTTACGGCTACTGTAGCGCCAATCAGGGTCTCACCGGTCCTTTCATCAGTAACCAAACCTGTTACTTTAAAACGTTGTTGTTGTTGTTCGGCCAGGTATTCATTAAGCTTACCTGCAGGAGCTATCACTACCAAATGATTATCAAGTTCTCTAAAATCCAGGTTTAGATCAGCTAACACTTTACCAAGTACTGCAGTTACATCCTGATTATCGGCTTTTACAGTAACTTTTTTATCGGTTGGAGTTTTTCTGTTGCTGAATACAAAGCGATAGCTTGTATTGCGTTCAATGGTATTAATTAATGTGCTTAGATCGGTATCTTTCAAATCAACTGAGATTTTTGTTTGAGAAAACACGTTGGCAAAAGCACTAAGATTAAGAACCATTACTAAGATTACGGTCAGTTTCATTATTAACAGACGCTTAAATAGATAATATTTATCCGGTACACTCCTCGAGTGCATAGAAATTTTCATAACTTTAAAAATTAAGGTGAAGAACAACAGGTAGCCGTGCCAACAACATCTGCTGTTACATTATAATATGGTCATCTTATTGGAGCGGGATTAACCAGAAAGGTTATCCCGTTTTTTATGTCATTATGTTATCATAGGCCCTTTCCTTTTGAAATGTAAAACATAGTACCATCTTTTTTAAAATGAAAATCTTCGGTTAAACGCAATGATTGAAGCGCTTCAATAGCAGATTCGTGTTCAAACGTTGCCGTGAACCTAAGTTTCTTTAGTTCCTGGCTTTTAAATATGATCTGAATGCCATACCACCTATTCATATCGGCTGCGATGGATTCAAAGTCTTCATTTTTAAATACCAGTTTGTTTTTTAACCACAGGGTTTCAACAGCCGCGCTGTCAATATTAGGGAGATAGGTTAAATTGGTGAGGGAATATTGCGTCCCCTCTTCTTCGGCATCCTCCATTTTCAGTTTGGTTGCCGTTTTCAATTGGTTATTTACGGGTGAGTTATTTTCTATTATTAATTTCTCTTTAGGCTTTAAAATAATCCTGTCAGATTTACGATCATTAAGCGTTACTTCAATAGAACCATGTATAAGTGATGTTTCACTTTTAGGCTCATAGTCATATGATTTAACGTTAAAGGCTGTTCCTAAAACCTTAACATTCATTTCTTTTGTGTGAATAATGAATGGGTGTTTTTTATCTTTGTGAACCTCAAAAAAAGCTTCACCATTTAAATACACTTCCCTATTGCCCTTGCCAAACGCCACCGGATATTTGAAAGTAGTGCCCGAGTTAAGCGTAACTATAGTACTGTCTGACAAGATCAGTCTTGATTTCATTCTTGGGGCAGTAATCTTTGTCTCAAATTTTGTTGAAAGATATTTTCCGGATGAGGTGCTTTCATGATAAAACCACAAGCATAAAGTTGTTGCCAGAAGTAATATAGCTGCAGCATATCTAAAAGCTGGCCTCAGTTTAAAAACTTTGGTTGCTTTAACGGTTTGCGTTGCTTGTTCTGTCGCCTGCTCTGCAACATATACCGCATCCATAACTTTTTTGAAACCTTCAGCGGTTGCCTTGTATTCAACCTTATCGTTACTCCAGTAGTCTTTTATAATGGTTCTTTGCTTTTTAAATTCAGCACGCTGCTGCAATAGCAGGTTCAACTCCTGTTTTTCGGCAAGAGTTAAGCCTTCTACAAGCTCCTTGGTAAGCAGTTCAACAAAACGCGTTTGCTCCATTAATGAATTGGAATATTATTGGTTTTAATGTAAGGACAACAAAAAAGGAAGAATTGCCTACAGCTTAGAAAAATATTTTTGAAAAAATTAACAGCAACACTGTATTTATAAATGTTGCAATACTCACGCCGGTTGCAGAGGGTTGTGCTGCGTACGCTGACAAAGAGATACTTAGTTTTTGCATAGCCCTAACCAATTGTGTTTGAACCGTGCGTGGTGAAATATTTAATATTTCTGCAACCTCTTTATATTTTAAGCCGTCCTCTTTTATCAGTTTAAAAATAATACGGCATTGTTGAGGAAGCGCATTGATGCACTGATCAAGGTAAACCTGTAACTCCTTTTTTTCCAATTGTATTTGAGGATTTGTTGTGTCAATTAAATTTACATCGTTTTCGTAATCGTCAACAACAACATGCAGAGTGGAGTATTTTTTAAGATGATTTAATGATTGGTTTTTAACAGCAACAAACAAATAGGTGTCTATTCGTTGTACATGTTGCATATTATCTCTTCCCATCCAGGTTTTAACAAACACATCGCCGACAATCTCTTCAGCCACTTCCCGGTGGTTGACATACATCATGCCAAATTTTACCAGCGCATCGTATAACAGATAGTATAATGACTCAAACGCCTTAACGTCATTGTCAAAACATATCTGCTGCCAGAGCAATGGAATACGATCCTTTTTCTGATCCAAAACCTTTTAAAAAATTGGGGATTGCTCCGGGTTTAAAATAGTTAGCAATTGGTGTGTAACAAATATGTGTATACTGATTGACTTTTTTTTATCAAAAACTGACTGTTTTTTATCATCAAACTAACTTAGAAGTACAATTTTAACCGAATCTAACTAATTTTTAAAATAGTACTTTATACACCAAAAAATAAACAATTACTTGATTTACAACCACATACAACACTTCTTGTTTAAAAAAGATCATTCAATACAGATATCGCTATAAATCAATTTTATTATCCTTTTGCAACCGCTTTGTTACAAAGGCGTGTAATAGCAATGCTATTCAATCGGCAAGAAGCAATTTCAATTGTAAATGCAGCACAGTGAGGTTTATTTTTAATAATTTATTTCAACCCGACAGGATCTCTAAGTTTAAAAATATCGGCGTCATAGACTTCCCTTTATCCGTGAGCGTGTATTCTATATGAAGTGGTTTCAATTTTATAACTTCTTTGTGCAGTATGCCGGCCTCTTCAAGTTCCTTAAGAGCAATAGATAAAGATTGTTTATTGCTGCCTTCAAGTTGCTTTAATAGTGTATTAAACCGCAACGGAGCGCGCGTTGCAAGTTTAAATAACTCCGGCTTCCATTTACCTGCTAATAGCTTTAGCAGGGTTTGGGCAGGGCAATTATTATCCGTTGTGTCTGAGCTTATAGTGGTCATATTTTTTTGACTTATTGACGGTTAACACTATGTTTTCGAGCTTTGCAATAGCTCATTAGGTTAGCGTAGTCCCCTAAAGTTATCACTTTAAAACTGTACCAGTACCTGATAATTAAGTTTAGAGAGATTATGACAATAAAAACAACGAATAACCCGATGATCTGCGATCCTGAAAGCGGGATCTGCGAAATTCCTGAACAAAAAATTTCCGACCAAAAGAATATAATGAATACAGGCTCCACGCCTTTGAAAGTTCTTTATTTTACTGATCCTATATGCTCATCCTGTTGGGGCATAGAACCACAATTGCGTAAGCTTAAACTTGCTTACGGCGACATCATTGAAATTGAATACCACATGGGGGGCCTGTTGCCAGACTGGAGCTACAATAGCGGCGGCATAAGTAAACCGTCAGACGTAGCACACCATTGGGACGAGGTAAGCATGTATTACAACATGCCTATTGATGGTGATGTATGGTTAGAAGATCCGCTTGATTCATCCTACCCGCCGTCAATAGCGTTTAAAGCAGCCCAACTACAAAATGAAAATAAAGCTATAAACATGCTGCGAGTTATGCGCGAAATGGTTTTTCTGAAGAAAATGAATATAGCCAAGGTGGAGGTAATTATTGAGGCTGCTACTAAAGCCGGCCTTGATATAAACAGATTTGGGGCAGATTTAAATGGTATAGCAAAAGACGAATTTTCAAAGGACCTGGCATTGGCGCGGAGTATGCATGTAAGAGGATTTCCTACCATTTTTTTTAATGACATGGAAGGCAATACTGAAATGGTATATGGCTATAAAGCTTTTAACGCTTATGAGGAAGCCATCACTAAGCTTGTACCAGCAGCAGCTAAACGAGATTACCCTAAAGACTGGAAAAATTTATTTCAAACCTATAACACGTTAACTACAAGAGAATTTGCCGAACTAAGTGCGTTAACCTCTGAAGACGCAGATAAGAAATTAAATATATTACTTGAAGCCGGATCGATATGGCGGTACAATGCCAAAAACGGTGCGCTATGGATTAGTAAACCTTAAAACCATGTATGTTTGCATCATTGATATATTAAAATAGTGTACTAATTAAAAAAGCGTTATCTGCTATAAATGAGTATTTTCAACATGATGGCACAAATGACACTTGAAACAAAAAAAACCTCTCAGATTTCTCTAAGAGGCTTTCGTTTGTGGTACCAACTGGGATCGAACCAGTGACACATGGATTTTCAGTCCATTGCTCTACCATCTGAGCTATGGTACCCCTTGTTTCGGGACTGCAAATGTAGTGTGTTTTTTCATTTATGAAAACTTTATTTTAATTTTTTTTCGCGCTTTTTTCTATACAAATCTAAATCAGCTACTTGCATCAAAAACATTTTTTATGCGGATTGTATTTTCTACTTTAGTTGATCAAGTATGATAGGCCAAATCGTTTTTCTTATTGTTTTAGCTACCGCTATCTATCTTTTTAGCCGCAATGTTGGCCGCATACGGCGCAATATTTTATTGGGAAAAGATACAGACAGAAGCGACCGCCCTGCCGAGCGCTGGAAAACCATGGCCCGTGTAGCCTTAGGGCAAAGCAAAATGGGTAAACGCCCTGTAGCCGCCGTAATGCATTTGTTTATCTACGTCGGCTTTGTTATCATTAACATTGAGGTGTTAGAGATAGTGCTTGACGGACTGTTTGGCACGCACCGCATATTTTCGCGGGCATTAGGCGGCTTATATAGCCTGTTTATAGGTTCATTTGAAATACTAGCTGTTTTAGTGCTAACTGCGTGTGTTGTTTTCCTTGCGCGCAGAAACCTGTTGAAGTTAAAACGCTTCAGCGGTATGGAGATGAAAGAATGGCCAAAGTCAGATGCCAACTACATACTCATTATTGAGATATGTTTAATGACGGCTTTTCTGTTAATGAACGCTGCCGATTACAAGTTGCAAACTTTGCAATACAACCACTATATCAAAGCAGGCAGTTTCCCTGTAAGCAGTTTACTGACTTCATTTTTAGCTGGTCAAACATCCACACTTGTTGCGATAGAGCGTGCCTGCTGGTGGTTTCACATTGTTGGCATACTGGCGTTTTTAAACTACTTGCCCTACTCAAAACACTTCCATATATTGCTGGCTTTCCCAAACACATACTATTCTAAACTGGAGCCAAAAGGAGAATTTAGCAACATGGCATCCGTAACCAATGAGGTGAAGGCCATGCTTGATCCATCGTTTGTTCCCACAGCAGAAGCCCCAGGCCGTTTCGGCGCCAAAGATGCTACAGACCTCACCTGGAAAAATCTGATGGATGCATATACCTGCACCGAGTGCGGGCGTTGCACTTCGGTTTGCCCGGCAAATATTACGGGTAAACTACTATCGCCACGTAAGATCATGATGGATACACGCGATCGTATTACGGAGATAGGCAAAAACATGGATCAACACGGTAATGACCACCACGATAACAAGGCCTTATTAGATGATTACATAACCCGGGAAGAACTTTGGGCATGTACTACCTGCAACGCCTGCACAGAGGCTTGTCCGGTAAATATTGACCCATTGAATATTATTGTTCAGATGCGCCAATACATTGTAATGGAAGAGTCGGCAGCGCCGGCCAGCCTTAATAACATGTTTGGCAATGTTGAAAATAATGGAGCGCCGTGGAAGTACAGTAATGCCGATAGGTTTAACTGGGCAGATAAGTAGATAGTTCAGTTGGAAGTTAGCAGATAGTTATGGACGAATTAAACAAATCTGAAATCAAAAATCCGAATTTCGAAATTCCAACCATGGCTCAAATGGCCGCCGAGGGTAAACAACCCGAGATTTTATTCTGGGTAGGATGCGCCGGTAGTTTTGATGAGCGCGCCCAGAAAATTACGCGCGATATTTGCAAAATATTGCACCACGTTAGCATAAGCTATGCTGTTTTAGGCACGGAAGAAGCCTGTACCGGCGACCCAGCCAAGCGCGCAGGCAATGAATTTTTGTTCCAGATGCAGGCTATGATGAATATCCAGCTGCTTGATGGTTACAACATCAAAAAAATAGTTACCGGCTGCCCGCATTGCTTCAATACCATAAAAAACGAATACCCTAACCTGGGTGGCAATTATGAGGTGATCCATCATTCGCAACTGATACAACAATTAATTGACGAGGGCAAGCTGAAAGCAGAAGGTGGAGAAAGTTTTAAAGGTAAACGCATTACTTATCATGATGCCTGTTATTTAGGCAGAGGGAATGAAGTATACGAAGCTCCCCGCAAAGCTTTAGAAATTTTGGATGCCGAACTGGTTGAAATGAAACGTTGCCGCAGCAATGGCTTATGCTGTGGTGCGGGAGGCGCTCAAATGTTTAAAGAACCTGAGCCGGGAAACAAAGACATCAATATGGAGCGCGTTGACGAAGTTGTTGCTATTAATGCACAGGTAATTGCATCAGCCTGTCCGTTTTGCATGACCATGCTAAGCGATGGTATTAAACATCGCGATAAGGACCAGGAAATTAAAGTATTGGATATTGCGGAGATAACAGCAAGAGCGAATAGGTTATGAGGTAATTAATATGAAGTCTGCCTTTACTAAAAGCTTTCTAATTCTATGGCTTCCTCAAAATACGCTTTAAATTTACCAGACAGTTGCGCGTCTCTAAACTTTACAATAGTATAGCCACTGTCAAAACAAACTATTTCAATTAAAGCGTTAGTATGTTGAATGTTACCGTTTTTCCATATCAGTTCGTTTCCTTCAGCATAAGGCAGATTTTCCTCGTCTACGTCAATTAATTGCTCGTTAGAAAATC
It encodes:
- a CDS encoding SusC/RagA family TonB-linked outer membrane protein, with the translated sequence MKLTVILVMVLNLSAFANVFSQTKISVDLKDTDLSTLINTIERNTSYRFVFSNRKTPTDKKVTVKADNQDVTAVLGKVLADLNLDFRELDNHLVVIAPAGKLNEYLAEQQQQRFKVTGLVTDERTGETLIGATVAVKGTTTAVAVDVAGKFTIEAPSANSTLVIKFVGYTDLEVPIGGKSILDIKMSKVTQNLEEVVITGFGLTTKKATLAGAVSQLSGEELSQSRATSASGAMVGKVAGVNFRQSTGRPGANPDIRIRNFGGDPLIIIDGTRRNIDAFNALDFNDVESLNVLKDGSAAIYGFAGQDGVIVVVTKKGKRGQKPTFAFDSYYGTQTYANFNKPGDIKSYVKGIVQTETYGDGRQSVPTRTITREIYDKVMSGAPGYEGFDWYNYIYKSAPQYQAKLSVSGGTENTDYYISGTTLTQGVGLRDFGDGFKRQNIQANFNANISKRVKFGMQMNGYWSKQSNTNVEGNDFDWQAEAPYRNLPILPGSGASPYANPESGPYVNGNPLYPRGTSPSNQAYSYGLVSPELSGVESTTRRNVSITGTLEVDILPGLKGRMLANYSFLSNQFDSRRMAPSLYLLNSTGAIVADGSFVQQRNNEHTFTNTDNSSLQFQLEYKKSIGQHNFQVNVNQESTLNYAPSVRVTGIPPANNIPYIPNTGLTYLTSFEDNISNYSPQQGYQIRLNYDFAGKYIVEAFGRYDGSSNYRPERRWGFFPGGAIAYRISQEDFWKNSPVLSIFDDFKIKASYGILGANFGSPQENYLPGYQFNQGSAVLNGSVITGTQVLNPPSLALTWGRTYSSDVGIDMTLLNNRLNIALDYFNRTQTGLPANRGLTLPDLVGFQPGNENINTDKNRGVDGSISWRDRVGEFSYGLNASFSYGRSIVGFRYNRIFPSDYNRFIGSIPGVTGTQYGVDRLNGGPFQYTVIGQFQSWEQIQNYGIDQDGKGNVTQKPGDFIFRDTNGDGVINSLDQTRETYQINGGLPPLNFGFGFNANYKGFDIRADFTGGSLFTFEQTSSGFSSATGAYMREWLPNRNTSQYLFDNSSYYSDIFDRNSPIIVGKYPLLLQTNPAPNTNFNHGGWQTNITYIRVRNLQLGYTIPYSVLKSVGVTNLRVYLAAQNLYTFSNMPGKIDPELVTGAGGGLPSPRVLTAGVQVKF
- a CDS encoding FecR family protein, with the translated sequence MEQTRFVELLTKELVEGLTLAEKQELNLLLQQRAEFKKQRTIIKDYWSNDKVEYKATAEGFKKVMDAVYVAEQATEQATQTVKATKVFKLRPAFRYAAAILLLATTLCLWFYHESTSSGKYLSTKFETKITAPRMKSRLILSDSTIVTLNSGTTFKYPVAFGKGNREVYLNGEAFFEVHKDKKHPFIIHTKEMNVKVLGTAFNVKSYDYEPKSETSLIHGSIEVTLNDRKSDRIILKPKEKLIIENNSPVNNQLKTATKLKMEDAEEEGTQYSLTNLTYLPNIDSAAVETLWLKNKLVFKNEDFESIAADMNRWYGIQIIFKSQELKKLRFTATFEHESAIEALQSLRLTEDFHFKKDGTMFYISKGKGL
- a CDS encoding RNA polymerase sigma-70 factor → MDQKKDRIPLLWQQICFDNDVKAFESLYYLLYDALVKFGMMYVNHREVAEEIVGDVFVKTWMGRDNMQHVQRIDTYLFVAVKNQSLNHLKKYSTLHVVVDDYENDVNLIDTTNPQIQLEKKELQVYLDQCINALPQQCRIIFKLIKEDGLKYKEVAEILNISPRTVQTQLVRAMQKLSISLSAYAAQPSATGVSIATFINTVLLLIFSKIFF
- a CDS encoding winged helix-turn-helix transcriptional regulator — its product is MTTISSDTTDNNCPAQTLLKLLAGKWKPELFKLATRAPLRFNTLLKQLEGSNKQSLSIALKELEEAGILHKEVIKLKPLHIEYTLTDKGKSMTPIFLNLEILSG
- a CDS encoding DsbA family protein, which encodes MTIKTTNNPMICDPESGICEIPEQKISDQKNIMNTGSTPLKVLYFTDPICSSCWGIEPQLRKLKLAYGDIIEIEYHMGGLLPDWSYNSGGISKPSDVAHHWDEVSMYYNMPIDGDVWLEDPLDSSYPPSIAFKAAQLQNENKAINMLRVMREMVFLKKMNIAKVEVIIEAATKAGLDINRFGADLNGIAKDEFSKDLALARSMHVRGFPTIFFNDMEGNTEMVYGYKAFNAYEEAITKLVPAAAKRDYPKDWKNLFQTYNTLTTREFAELSALTSEDADKKLNILLEAGSIWRYNAKNGALWISKP
- a CDS encoding (Fe-S)-binding protein produces the protein MIGQIVFLIVLATAIYLFSRNVGRIRRNILLGKDTDRSDRPAERWKTMARVALGQSKMGKRPVAAVMHLFIYVGFVIINIEVLEIVLDGLFGTHRIFSRALGGLYSLFIGSFEILAVLVLTACVVFLARRNLLKLKRFSGMEMKEWPKSDANYILIIEICLMTAFLLMNAADYKLQTLQYNHYIKAGSFPVSSLLTSFLAGQTSTLVAIERACWWFHIVGILAFLNYLPYSKHFHILLAFPNTYYSKLEPKGEFSNMASVTNEVKAMLDPSFVPTAEAPGRFGAKDATDLTWKNLMDAYTCTECGRCTSVCPANITGKLLSPRKIMMDTRDRITEIGKNMDQHGNDHHDNKALLDDYITREELWACTTCNACTEACPVNIDPLNIIVQMRQYIVMEESAAPASLNNMFGNVENNGAPWKYSNADRFNWADK
- a CDS encoding (Fe-S)-binding protein, translating into MDELNKSEIKNPNFEIPTMAQMAAEGKQPEILFWVGCAGSFDERAQKITRDICKILHHVSISYAVLGTEEACTGDPAKRAGNEFLFQMQAMMNIQLLDGYNIKKIVTGCPHCFNTIKNEYPNLGGNYEVIHHSQLIQQLIDEGKLKAEGGESFKGKRITYHDACYLGRGNEVYEAPRKALEILDAELVEMKRCRSNGLCCGAGGAQMFKEPEPGNKDINMERVDEVVAINAQVIASACPFCMTMLSDGIKHRDKDQEIKVLDIAEITARANRL